One window of Stigmatopora nigra isolate UIUO_SnigA chromosome 14, RoL_Snig_1.1, whole genome shotgun sequence genomic DNA carries:
- the crybb1l1 gene encoding beta-crystallin B1 — MSSDKSKSSSQTDGKAGQSKKSELGLGSYKMSVYDQENFQGRVIEISSEVMNICELGMERVRSLRVENGPFVGFEQINLCGEMYILEKGEYPRWDSWSNCQKNDYLLSFRPIRMDPDKHKICLHEVGEFKGRKMEITDDDVPSLFSYGFTDRVGSIVVSCGTFVGYQFPGYRGSQYLLEKGEYRHFNEYGARTPQLQSVRRIRDMQWHQQGCFTMTSK; from the exons ATGTCCAGCGATAAATCCAAGTCCTCGTCCCAGACCGACGGGAAGGCGGGCCAGAGCAAAAAGTCTGAGTTAGGACTGGGCTCCTACAAG ATGTCGGTGTACGACCAGGAGAACTTCCAGGGCCGCGTGATCGAGATCAGCAGCGAGGTGATGAACATCTGCGAGCTGGGCATGGAACGCGTGCGTTCGCTCCGCGTGGAGAACGGCCC ATTCGTGGGCTTTGAGCAGATAAACCTCTGCGGCGAGATGTACATCCTGGAGAAGGGCGAGTACCCTCGCTGGGACTCTTGGAGCAACTGTCAGAAGAACGACTACCTGCTCTCCTTCAGGCCCATCAGGATG GACCCCGACAAGCACAAGATCTGCCTGCACGAGGTGGGGGAGTTCAAGGGGCGTAAGATGGAGATCACCGACGACGACGTGCCCAGTTTGTTCTCCTACGGGTTCACCGACAGAGTGGGCAGCATCGTGGTCAGCTGTGGAAC cTTTGTGGGATACCAGTTCCCCGGCTACCGCGGAAGCCAGTACCTGCTGGAGAAGGGCGAATACAGGCACTTCAACGAGTACGGCGCCCGCACCCCGCAGCTGCAGTCGGTGCGACGCATCCGCGACATGCAGTGGCACCAACAGGGCTGCTTCACCATGACCAGCAAGTGA
- the cabp2b gene encoding calcium-binding protein 2 isoform X2 has protein sequence MGNCTKSSMKKNIQKGVSDGSPGGDVRGLGPLRPQEEDDVKEEPFKDPFRTLLKNSKMLHNIAGPACIFLKRGFLLTLDRELRPEELDELREAFLEFDKNKDGYISHKDLGECMRTMGYMPTEMELIELSQQICGGKVDFEDFVELMGPKMLAETADMIGVKELRDAFKEFDSNGDGQISLTELREAMKKLMGEQVTNREINEILRDVDLNGDGLVDFEEFVRMMSR, from the exons ATGGGAAATTGCACCAAATCCTCCATGAAAAAGAACATTCAAAAG GGCGTGTCAGACGGTTCCCCGGGGGGTGACGTGAGGGGTCTCGGGCCCCTGCGACCGCAGGAAGAAGACGACGTGAAAGAAGAGCCGTTCAAAGATCCTTTCAGGACGTTGCTAAAGAACAGCAAAATGCTGCACAACATCGCAGGCCCCGCTTGCATCTTCCTCAAGCGAGGTTTTTTGCTGACCCTC GACCGAGAGCTGAGACCAGAAGAGCTGGATG AGTTACGAGAGGCCTTTCTAGAGTTTGATAAGAATAAGGATGGCTACATTAGTCATAAAGATCTGGGAGAGTGCATGAGGACCATGGGATACATGCCTACTGAGATGGAGCTCATAGAATTGAGTCAACAGATTT GTGGAGGAAAAGTGGACTTTGAGGATTTTGTGGAGCTGATGGGACCCAAAATGTTAGCAGAAACCGCCGACATGATTGGAGTGAAAGAACTACGTGATGCGTTCAAAGAG TTTGATTCCAATGGTGACGGTCAAATCAGTTTAACGGAGCTCCGGGAGGCCATGAAGAAGCTGATGGGGGAACAAGTGACCAACAGAGAAATTAATGAAATTCTGCGAGACGTGGACCTCAATGGAGATGGTTTAGTGGATTTTGAGG AGTTTGTGAGGATGATGTCCAGGTGA
- the cabp2b gene encoding calcium-binding protein 2 isoform X3 gives MGNCTKSSMKKNIQKDRELRPEELDELREAFLEFDKNKDGYISHKDLGECMRTMGYMPTEMELIELSQQICGGKVDFEDFVELMGPKMLAETADMIGVKELRDAFKEFDSNGDGQISLTELREAMKKLMGEQVTNREINEILRDVDLNGDGLVDFEEFVRMMSR, from the exons ATGGGAAATTGCACCAAATCCTCCATGAAAAAGAACATTCAAAAG GACCGAGAGCTGAGACCAGAAGAGCTGGATG AGTTACGAGAGGCCTTTCTAGAGTTTGATAAGAATAAGGATGGCTACATTAGTCATAAAGATCTGGGAGAGTGCATGAGGACCATGGGATACATGCCTACTGAGATGGAGCTCATAGAATTGAGTCAACAGATTT GTGGAGGAAAAGTGGACTTTGAGGATTTTGTGGAGCTGATGGGACCCAAAATGTTAGCAGAAACCGCCGACATGATTGGAGTGAAAGAACTACGTGATGCGTTCAAAGAG TTTGATTCCAATGGTGACGGTCAAATCAGTTTAACGGAGCTCCGGGAGGCCATGAAGAAGCTGATGGGGGAACAAGTGACCAACAGAGAAATTAATGAAATTCTGCGAGACGTGGACCTCAATGGAGATGGTTTAGTGGATTTTGAGG AGTTTGTGAGGATGATGTCCAGGTGA
- the cryba1l1 gene encoding crystallin, beta A1, like 1, which translates to MFRTTRSPLMQPLANSGMGMAPCFKVTVFEQEHFQGKNLELTSECCNIQECGLDNIRSIRVESGAWVGFEHHDFQGQQLILERGEYPHWDSYSGSLAYHVERLMSLRPIPCASHQSSRMTIFEKENFMGRSVEICDDYPSLQAMGWQTSEVGSMRVQCGAFVCYQFPGYRGQQYIMECERHSGDYQQCKSWGSHCQTPQIQSIRRIQH; encoded by the exons ATGTTCAGAACTACCAGGTCCCCACTGATGCAACCCCTGGCTAACTCAGGAATGGGCATGGCGCCTTGCTTCAAG GTGACTGTGTTCGAGCAGGAGCATTTTCAGGGCAAGAACTTGGAGCTCACCTCAGAGTGCTGCAACATCCAGGAGTGCGGTCTGGACAACATCCGCTCCATCCGCGTGGAGAGCGGCGC CTGGGTGGGTTTCGAGCATCACGACTTCCAAGGCCAGCAACTGATCCTGGAACGAGGAGAGTACCCTCACTGGGATTCCTACAGCGGTTCCCTGGCTTACCACGTGGAGCGCCTGATGTCCCTGCGGCCCATTCCCTGTGCC TCGCACCAAAGCAGCCGCATGACCATCTTCGAGAAGGAGAACTTCATGGGACGCAGCGTGGAGATCTGCGACGACTACCCCTCGCTGCAGGCCATGGGATGGCAGACGTCCGAAGTGGGCTCCATGCGCGTGCAATGCGGCGC CTTCGTGTGCTACCAGTTCCCCGGCTACCGTGGCCAGCAGTACATCATGGAGTGCGAGAGACACAGTGGCGACTACCAGCAATGTAAAAGCTGGGGTTCCCACTGCCAGACCCCCCAGATCCAGTCCATCAGACGCATTCAGCACTGA